The region CCTGCTTCTCAGCACTCCGGCGTGtccaagaggaggagaggtcttGGGGTTGTGACACCGAATGCTTGCACCGAATGTCGCAAGAAGCGTGCAAAGGTTTGTGCTTCCAACTAACAATCGTCGTCCTATAGGTCCTGGCCCCTAAACTGACTGTTGATGTCACCACCTAGTGCGACGGACAGAGACCATGCGGTCGATGTAAAACTCAGAAGGACGTGGAGTGTATATATGAGATCCCGGTCCGACAGTCCAAGGAGAACCTTCGAAACGAAATAGAACAGCTCCGGAAGGCGCAGCGCTGCAACGACAAGGTCTTCACGGCTCTCACCCGAAGCGACCACTGGGAAGATGTTCTCAAGCGGCTGCGAAATGGCCAAAGTGTGGAAGACGTGTCCGAATGGCTGCATAGTCTTCACTCCCAGCAAGGGGCTGGCGCGCTTCCTCCCATCAGTCGCATCATGGGCTCTGCGGGCGTTGGCTACGGCAGCGTGCCTCCGCGCGGACTGACTGGGTTTCCCGCTGGACCGTCGACCGGTTATATGCCGTTATCTTCCGCGTACCATGCTGCTAGCCCGGTGTCCAGCCATGCCCCGTATAGCACTCAGCCTGAAGACCACCAGAGTCCTTGGGGCGGTCATTTTTCAACCCAAAGCCACACTACCCGCAGTGATTCGGCCCCAGAGATAATGAACTGGAGCTCTTCGGATACAATTCGACCGCCTCACCACTCCCGAGTAGGGTCGTGGATTGAAAGCCAGGGCACTGCTCCTCCTAATCCTGCTCGATTTCGGGGACTGGATAGCGTCTTGGTTCCCGACTTTGAAGGGATACGGGTCCCGACGGCAACATGGACCAACATAACATCAGACCCAGCCCTTGTTCAGCATCTTCTGGCGCTGTACTTTTGCTGGGAATATCCCACCTTTGCGTCACTGAGCAAGGAGCATTTTCTGCGGGATTTCACCGACGGCCGGCCAAGATTCTGTTCCTCCATTCTTGTGAACGCGCTGCTTGCACTTGGGTGCAGATTCTCGAGCAAACCAAACACTCGGTCCAACCCAGATGATCCCTACACATCTGGAGATCACTTCTTCAAAGAGTGTCAGCGCCTTTTTCATCTGGAAACTGACCACCACAGTTTAACGACCATCCAGGCCCTTGGAATAATGTCCATCAGAGAGGCCAGCTGCGGGAGGGACTCGGAAAGTTGGTATTACGCTGGCCAGAGCATTCGTCTGGCTATTGAGATGGGGCTTCATCGTGTGGAAGACGACGGCAAAGATGACGACCTGGCTGCTGTCCAAGCAGCCACATTCTGGGGGGCGTTTGCCCTGGACCAGTAAGAAATCATTTCCACTTGTTGTTTTGCTTTTCACCCCTGTAGGAAAACTAACGTCACATTCAGCGCATGGTCTTTGGCGACTGGAACTCTGCCTCAATGCTCCTGCTTTCCACGGCTCCCGCCAAAACCCGCGATTATAGACGACATTGAGGCCTCTCTGTGGATTCCCTATACAGATGATGGTAAGGGGATCACCATACCCGGACCACCAACAACCGATGGAAGGCTAAACTCAACATCAGGCACACCGCTCGAGAGGTCGTGTGAGCAGCCCTCGAATGTACGGTCGGTCTACAAATGTTTCTGCGAGCTCAGTGAGCTTGTTCATCAATCCCTGTACATTATGCATTCCCCTGGGCGGCCACTCACCAGCAAAGACCTGCTTGCTATTTACACGCAGTATTTGGACTGGTACGATCGAATAC is a window of Podospora pseudopauciseta strain CBS 411.78 chromosome 1, whole genome shotgun sequence DNA encoding:
- a CDS encoding hypothetical protein (EggNog:ENOG503P1H6; COG:K) produces the protein MDPMDEDPDGGHPGPSLPPPTPGGINPAPAHSSSSAATPSSVSAVGPASQHSGVSKRRRGLGVVTPNACTECRKKRAKCDGQRPCGRCKTQKDVECIYEIPVRQSKENLRNEIEQLRKAQRCNDKVFTALTRSDHWEDVLKRLRNGQSVEDVSEWLHSLHSQQGAGALPPISRIMGSAGVGYGSVPPRGLTGFPAGPSTGYMPLSSAYHAASPVSSHAPYSTQPEDHQSPWGGHFSTQSHTTRSDSAPEIMNWSSSDTIRPPHHSRVGSWIESQGTAPPNPARFRGLDSVLVPDFEGIRVPTATWTNITSDPALVQHLLALYFCWEYPTFASLSKEHFLRDFTDGRPRFCSSILVNALLALGCRFSSKPNTRSNPDDPYTSGDHFFKECQRLFHLETDHHSLTTIQALGIMSIREASCGRDSESWYYAGQSIRLAIEMGLHRVEDDGKDDDLAAVQAATFWGAFALDHAWSLATGTLPQCSCFPRLPPKPAIIDDIEASLWIPYTDDGKGITIPGPPTTDGRLNSTSGTPLERSCEQPSNVRSVYKCFCELSELVHQSLYIMHSPGRPLTSKDLLAIYTQYLDWYDRIPEVLRLGHNFTPAVLFAHMYYHFAILLLFRPLIRLRIIGSGVSPRDVCSQASDAISGLLRSYSQLYTLRRTPSFVPYFVLTSSIMHLAIGAARSEERNRAPKAGGDPTQSLERAAQIDPRVADALSRGIADLTEMAPCHHFAEQALNILRFLAKKWDINVDIQVAKGEANVSAEPEMIDSATRPSTSSLNFFAPNFAKSDFNCTWGEGDGTAPGTGKGQEGKPAGAESISSSMENPLFWPFPMQGRPMLASGKELEEAGFELL